CTGCCTGCTGGTGGGACGAGGCCAGTCAGGGACCCGAGGCTCTGCCTCCTGCACTCACTctcacacagacacatgcatacACGCacgcatgtgtacacacacacacacacacacacacacacacacaggggaccACACTCTTGCCCCTGCCGTTCCGCTGGAAGCTCTGATCATAAGGGGGTGTCTCAGGGGTGGGTGAGGACAGGGTGGGACACAGGAGGGCCTGTGAGGCCAGGTGCTGGAAGGCTGTAAGagtgtccctcctcccctcagccccctcaCTGGTCTGTCCTTAGCTCTCTgaacctcccctcccccgccctgggaAGTGGGGGCAGCTGGTTCCCTAACTCTCCTCTGCCCCAGTCTGGGGGGATGtctgggcagcccctgccccctgtgAAGCATGGCTGACAGCGGACGGCAGCCACCCAGCAGAGGGGAAAACCAGGAAACGACAGCGGCCCAATCCCAGGTGGCCTGTGCAGGGCCCAGAGCAGCCTGCGCCCACTGGAGGCTGTTGGCACCAAAGCTGgggaccctgtggtctctccaagAGGGGACGGAGCCCATTTTTCTGGCATTTACCTTCACCACCCCCCTCCACGTGTGCGCCCACACCCAGTGCCCACTGTGGGATGTGGGATGTGATCCCACATCCCGGAGATCGGAATGCGCAACGGGCACTGGGGCCCAAAGCCCCCTCTCCCCTCGCTGCCCATCTGCCTGAATGGCTCTGCCTCCCTTCAGTCCCCAGGAACGCGCCTCAGAGCCCAGCAACGCCCAGGCTCATCTCCCCTCGAGGGTCAGTCTCCACTTCCCACCGGGGTTCTGCCCTGGCTATTTCAGCCAAACTCAGGGTTGGAACAGGTGCAGCCTCTTCCAGCCGTGGTGCCAGGCCTCAGGGCGGCTCCTGCCCGGAGCTGGACTGAGGCTGGCAACTGAGCGCGATTATCTGCTCGTTAtacaggaggaggcagaggctttCGAGGGGCTCCGTCGTgcccccaaagccacacagtgcGTGGGAGGTGAAGCCCCAAGCCTGTGTCCACACCCACCTGGCACCTCCCAGCACTGTCCTGACAGGCGGCCATCCCAGCCTTGCTTGAACCCCCAGTGAGGGGGCTCAATCCCTGACAGGGCGCCTTACTGAGTGGTTGGCTGCAGGAGCAAGAAACTGAGCCAGATCTGCTGCGGTGGCTCGGGTCCTGgctccaccctcccccagggcagaCCTCCGAGATCCGAGCTGAGTCTTCTCGGACTTTCCGGGTGCTTCCCTGTGCCCCCGCCGGGCCTGCTCTCCCTCCAGACGCCCCTGGTTATCTGGTCTGGGCTCCCGGGGGACAGGGCTGCCTGGAGCCCTGCTCGTTCTCACTTGGTTCGGGCTGCTTCCCAGGGCCAGGACCAGAGGAAAGCTAGTTGGTCCAAGGGGGCGTTGAACCTGGCAAAGCTGAGCAAATGGGCCTAGCCCGGCAGCCCCACAGCCCCTCGGGGTGCGGGGGTCGGCCTTTGGGAATGGGGTTTGCTGTCCCAGATCAAAGCCCCAGCATGCTCTGCCCTGGGATCGCACTGGGAGCCGCCTCGCAGGCCTGGGAGGGTGTGTGAGTGCAGCTCCTCCGGCACCTGGCTCCGCTCTGCCTCTGGCTCCTTCCCCAGAGGCTGGAGCCGGCAGGCCTGTGGGTGAGGCGAGGCGCCTGGGTCCCGGGGCTCTCTAGATGGGGTGCCGGGTGAACATCTGGGTGAGGGACACGCCTGTCCCCAATTCCGTGATGACGGAAGACCccgcccctgcagcccaggcctggctcaggGGTCACCGTCGGACGCTGACCCCCCTCCCCAGCGTCTGGCGCCCCGAGGGCTGCTCACTCACCACAGACGATGCCGTGCCTGCTGGCAGAGAATAGATACCGCTCCAGCTTGGGCTCGCAGCCCTGCTTCTCCAGACGCCCGTAGCAGCAGTCGTGGGCATGGCAGCACCTGGCAGGGCCACCGGGGGCTGTCTGGGGGCCCGGGCCGCAGGCGGCCCCCACGTGGCCTcagctgccccaacccccaggcgggccccgccccccccccacccctgagctCACCAGTCCGTCTCGTCCACAGGCCAGTGGGAGCCGCCGATGCCGCAGTAGCAGCCGTAGTCGGTGTACTGCAGCGCCGACTTCCCTGTCACCCTCTCGATCATCACCCCAAACTGGACCAGGTtcccgccagccagggccactgtagGGAGGGTGGGCGGGCGGGTGCCATCAGGTCCCCGAGGGCCCCCTGAGGGCCTCTCCGGTCCTGGTTCAGACACGTCTCTGCTTGTCAGTTAACCTCACACCTCCACGCACCTCGCCCCCAGTGCCAATGACGCTGGTCAGTCCAGATGTCCCCGTGACACCCACTGTACCAGGACCCCCTCATCCCCCCTCACATCAGGGCACCCCATTCCCCTCCCGCTCTCCGGCACCACCTCCCAGAACACCCCCACCCTCGTTCCCCAAATGTCTCCCAGCGGGTCCTGACCATCTCCCCAGGTGTCAGCCCTGCACCCCAGAAGCACCCTGTTCCCACCATGTCTCCTAACCACCTGGACTTCCCCCAGTTCCTGCAGATCCTCCCAAAGTGGAAgctagggtggggggtggagagtggGTGGCGGGAGGCATTGTGTGTTGTCTGGGGTCCCCGCCAGCCCCTTTCTctgcccaccccagctcccctaGGCTGcatccttctccccacccacccacccactgacAGTCGGTGCACCCAAGCAGAACTGGGATCAGGTGACCCACCACACCCTCCCCAGGGCCAGGCTCAGAGGCTCCCAGCTGGGTCAGGGGACAGGTGAAGGTCACAAAGGTCACTTACCCAGGAGGCAAAGGACGGCCAAAAGAGGGGGAGGCTTCatcccaggggaggggagaggagcagggcCGGAGGAGCCGAGCTGCAGGAAAAGGAAGTGAGCGGCCCCTCTGGTCCCAGGTCATCTCCTCAGTTAGTTAAATACCCGGGTCCTGTCCACTCCCCATCATTAACCCTCGAATGCCCAATGATGCAACGATACTTCCAGGTCTGACACTTCAGCCAagcccccaggggaggggccagtAAAGGGTGTGAGCCCTGCTTCCAGGCAGTCTGGGGGGTAGTCTGGGGCTCTTTGTTCTCAGGGCCcttcccattccccacccctttccccaaaTCATCACTAGCTCCGCCCACGGAGCACCTGAGTAGGGGCTGTGCCAGGTGCTTCTCATTCTCGGTTTTTTTCTCACCCCCATTTCACTGATGCggccactgaggcccagagaggctgagaagcTTAAGTTCACGTGGCTGAAGGGAGGGCCGAGTCTGTCCTGCTTCCCCACAGGGGGCTATGCCAGCGTGGCCTCTGCTTGCGCCCCTTGCCTCGAGCCCAGCCTCCGTGTCACTCAGAGGGTGACCACACACAGGACACCGGGGGCCCGGGAGGCCATTTATGCAGGAGCCTGCAAGCCAGCTGAGCTTAGGGGTCTTCTTCATTGCTCTTTCCCGGGAAGGCTCCTGTTTGTTAGCCAAGCAGTGAGAATGCTCCCAGGTGTGAATTCTACCTCCCCAAATTCTCCAGCAGCGGGGCGGTAGCCCCCCAGGCCAGCTCGTCCCCCAGGGAGAGCGGCTGCCCCGATGGTCCGAGAGATGGAGGAGGGGGTGGCTCTGCTGTACTCGGAAATTCCAATGGCCCTGGACCCCCCGTGACTCATTTGCTGGCTGCCGCCCCCTCCCTTGAGTCCGCTCAGGCAGAACCGGAGGCAAGGCACCCCTGCCCCGGCCCGCGTCTCCCTCccggctctgccctccctgctcccggtCTGGGACCGGGATAACTCGACTATCCACTTCCATCAACATCCGGGACCTGGGAGCTGCCTGATCTATGGCCTCGGAGTCCTGGTTCCGCCGTTTATTACGTGGCCTTGGGCAGGCCTGTTCCTGGCTCTGACCGTGGGTTTTCCCATGGTGAGGACAGAAGGCATCCCGCCCTTGGCTCCTGAGTGCAAAGCTCAAGTGCAGCGAAGCTGGTGCCCCCGGCGGAGCACTTACTCTCGTGCCGGGGCTGAGATGAGCCCCCCCCGAAGTGAAATCTCAAGGGGCCCCCAATGGGCCCCGAGACGTGGGTGCTACCGTCATCCCCCTTTATAGAGAAGTAAACTGAGGCCCACGCCTCAGTCCTTGGCGAGGCAGAATTTGGGGCAGGCAGTTCAAAGGGCCTAACTAATTGCTGACAGTCGGCCCAGTGCCTAGCACCCACGACACCTTTGGGTGCCTCAGGAtggtttcatttctttcaaaCCGGAAGAGAAGAAGGACTCTAATCCAGCCTGGGCTACATTCGTCTCCATCTGGATGAGGCCGTGACATTtgcttcttgcttttgttttgttttttcccaaagGCAGGAAAAGGCCCATGAAAGCAAAAGTCACGCTGTGGCCCTGAGCTTAGGGCCAGGAATGTCCCCTTGTGGGCCCCGACGTGgggcctggccttggccttggcctcctTTCCGGTGGAGAGGTGGGGTTTTGCACTGAGGACAGGAAGCAGTCCCCACCCACCAGGGACGCAGTCCCCGGGGAGGTGTTACCTTGGATGGGGAGAGGAAAGCTGGTGGCATTGGATCCCTGGCAGTGATTTGGAATGAAAGGTTTCAGACACGAGAGGCAAGTCGGCGAACTCTGACTTCCGGTAGGCAgcggccctgccccctgccccatgcCTTGCTAATAACTCCTCCTAGACACCGTGCTGGGTTCTCCCACCCACAGGGAGCAGACTTTcggggagaggggccagagaggtgagccaccctcccaccccctccctggccagGAGCACCCATGGCAGTGAGTTGTGGTCTCCAGGGAAGggctccccagggctccccatCACCTTTTGATTTTAATTGGGGCACCTCCTGGCAGCCCCTGGCTCCCGGCCTGGGTCACAGGAGCCCAAACGGTGAGTCACTGAGGAGCTGCCCTCTAAACAACTGAGAATTTGCTTTGATTCCTGGGGAGGTCTGGCCCACAGCCcttcctgcagcagcagcagcagcagggcgtTCCCCAGTGAGGGCAGAGCTCCTGAGACAAGCCCTTCGCGAGCCATTTTGAATCCTGGCCCGGCCAGGAATGGGGTCCCTGCAAGTCCCCGCCGGTGGGTACCTGTGGCAGAAAACCGAAGACCGAAGGGCCAGAGCCGGGCAGGGAAATCTGGGCAGGGGAATCTGGGCAGGGAAATCCAGGCAGGGAAATCCAGGCAGGGAAATCCAGGAGGACTTCTAGGCGGCTGTGTCCCCAGCTGACGTTTGAAGTGGGGGCGTTGGGAGGCCTTGGGCTTGGAGGAGAGGCTGGAGCCTCAGGAGACGTGGTTGGTTTTGTGGTTTCCTCTGCAGTGGCACCATGTGGTTGAATCGTCTCTGCATCAGCAAGAATAGGACTTGAGTGTGTGTTAGCTCTGCCCCTtacgagctgtgtgaccttggccgaTCCTGTGCCCTTTCTGAGCCCAGCTTCATCATCCAATATTCTGTGGGCGATTAGACCTGCCTTCCATAGTTTTGGACCAgatggagaggaaaagaagagtgTACATCCCTTTGCAAGGTGCCACGGCCATAGGAGGGGCCCAGCAATTTTgggtccctctctcctccttagCCGGCCACAGAGGAGGTGGCCGCTGTCCCAGCAGCTCACGGCACTTCCCCCTGCAGGCAGGGGGCgcagccaggccagggcccccagcattTCTGTGGGGTTATTGTCCCTACTTGACCGGTCTTGTCGGAGTGGAGGTGAATAAAGTTGCCCCACTGTagtttagaaataataataatcataatcataatcatcatcatcatcctaacaataaaaatggcaaaaccaCCACCACTGACTAAGCTCCTACAGTGTGCCAGGTGCTGAGCTGGGGCTCCTCACCTGCCTGATCTCACCCCTTCTGTTGCTCCCCCGAGGCATCCGGCAGACTCCCAGAAAAGTGGGGTAACCTGAAGGATTCTTTGTCTGCTCGGTCATCCTACTATGCTGAGGACTTACTGTGTGCTGGGGATACATGGGAGAGTCAAACCAGGTGTGATTTCTGGCCTTAGGGGCTGACAGTCCAGTAGGAAGCCAGACGGCAGTAACTACCTATTGACCTGAAACTTACAAAGAGAGGTCAGCAGGTTGGCAGAACGTTCCACGGGGCTCTGAGAGCATTGAAAGGGGCGCCTGTTGGGGCAGGGGATAGGTGAGGACTTCACTGTGGGGGAAATGACTCAGCAGGGATCGCAAGACGTTCCCTGGGTGAAGGTGGACGGTGACGTTCCCTGGGTGAAGTGCAGAGGGTTTAAATACAGAAAGagcctgtgcaaaggcctggGTGGTCAGAGGGGCAGAGCACTCAGGAGAAGCTAAAAGGAGGCTGGAGTAGCTGGTGATGACCAGCCTTGAAGGGCAGCTGATCTTGGGACCTTGACCTTCCATTCACCTCACAGGAAGCCTTTTGCTGGGGCCTGATGGGCAGGTGGCCCAGAGCCTGCAAAGAATCCTGTGGCATTTTCATCCCAGCGAGGAGTCCTTGCAGGCACCCCAAGGCCAGGAAGGCGGGTCCCTCCCTGTGGGAACAGGCTGCCTACAGTGTGGCCCCACAGTTGGGTTCTCCATttgtgagggagagaaaagaacaagaatGCTTGAGGTGGGCCCGCTGGCATTGCTCACAAGGTGGCCTTTGTCCCTGTAGAGTGATACAGTCACTTGCTGGTGTTTGTCTAGGGAACAATGGGACACCTGAGAGGCCCTGAAGCAAGATGCTTTGGGCGGCCAGGAATGTGAACAGGAGGGGCACCAGCAAGGACGAGAAGGCCAGTAAGCAGGGCGCAGCACAGGCCCCGCGCATCACGAGGCAGGGCGGGGCTTCACGGATTAGGTCGttttgggagggagaggaggcaacAGACCCTGATCTTGCAAATGCTTCGCTGCTGACCCCAAAGcgcagagggaaatgggggtctTGGGAGCAGGGATGCCCCTGCGGGTGCAGGAAGTGCCGCATGCAGCGCGAGGCCTGTGCGTTTTGTGGGGGTGCCTGTGTCTGTAGgagcctgtgggggtggggcacgtcTAGGCCCCGCCCACTGCGAGGGATCCTTTACGCTGAGGACTCCACATGTCAGGCCGCCTGGCTTTATACCACCTGCTAACTGGACACTCACTGGGGCAAAGGACCTCACTTTCCACTGCCTCTATTTTCTCGTCTGTGCAGTGGGGCGGGGTCTGACAGTACCCGTTTCGTCACATTGTTGGGGGAGATCATAACTCAAGGCTTGGAACCGGAAGTTCGGAGGTCGTGACTATTGTCGTTGCTGGTGGGCGCGCTGTGACCTGGTAGCATAGACTTGGGGGCCGCCCCTACAAAGTCCCTCCCGgcaggtcctcctcctcctccttgcctggAGACCTCGAGAACCTACCTGTTCTGGTTGGTAACACTTTCACCTGTGTGGAGTCGGGGGTCCTCCTGCCGTGTGTCCCAATGTCTAATGGTCATCAGTCACGCCAACCGACTGGAAAAGAAAGCGCGTTAGGTCCTTCTACCCAAATATACTTTCCTTTCCTAACGGCAAGTTAAAGAATATATGGGAAGCCAGTTCTCACGGGACGGAAAGTCAGAAATATGTCCAAACCCATTGAGTTGAATTGAATTATAATTATGTGTATTCGGGTGTTCTCCTGATGGGCTGGCCATGTTTGAATGACTTATAAAGTAGAGATGTGCATACTTCACAAACTAGTAcacatttatttcacaaaatttgtttttcatgctTTCATTTCGGCAAAATCTCCAATTATGTTGTAatcaaatttttataatttgtgtTCCTCTGACAGTAATGACCTaagagatgttttaaaatgtaattgtacTAGAAGTGTATACAATCTAATTATGTTTAATAAGAAGCACAAACGAAGAGTAAatctagagaaaaaaattaaaattgtttaatgtGTTTTCATAAggatttttcttctaaaatgctctaaattttctattaaaataaaaaggcaaaatataaatGATAGCTAATgagtataaaacattttaaataaaattacttgaGTAAAGTTGGCTTTTGAAGAGTTTTTTATTGAAATTCAGTTACACTTTGCCAAATGCTCgatgaaaataaaagtgttgcAACTCCAGTGTGCGCGGCCCCAGTTGCCAGAGTAAGCTGCTGCTTCTGTGACACAGGGTGTGTGTCGACCTGTAGGCGTGTAAATCTGTGGATGAGATGCATTCCATCTGATGCCTCCAGATGTGCCTTCTCGCCCCGAGACACTAGTGAACTGCCCACTAAGTCACAAGCACCCCCAGGCCCCCAAACTGGAAGTGAAGGGACACAAGAGAACGGATGTTCAGAACTAGTGGGAAGTGACGTTCGTTCTGCAAGACCTCGTGCGTCAGGCCGCAGGGAGGGCGGAGGAGGAGAGgccccctcctggcctcctgCGAGCCCCGCCTCCCTTTGAAGCAGCGTCCTGCGTCCCATCTCGAGGTGGCAGCAGCACAGCCCACGGCCTCCCTGGGACTTTGATGCAGCTGCCTTTTGTCTCCCGGACTCAGGGCCAGAAACTCGAGGATGTGTTTCACCGGGGCTGGAGGGTACGGGTCATGAAGGTGGACATTTGGGGTCAGGGACTGCACTGCACCGGTCAGTGCAGAGTGCCTAGCAAGGAGCAGGGCCACTCACCAGCCTCTCGGTAAATTCAGGGCACGTATGCATGTGTCCATGCATATCcctctgtgtgtacatgtgtgtccctctgtgtgcatgtctgtgtatGTCATGTGTCTGCGTACAGGCCTGTGCatgttgtgtgtctgtgtctgtatgggtgtctgtgtgtgttgtgtgtctcTGTATGTCGTGTGTCTGTGTGGTGTGTGGGGTTCTTTAGCGCAGGGGCCCGGGGCCGGGCCTCCTTTGGCCTTCCTCTCGGGTCTGTGCTGGCGGTAGTGACCACCACCACCTCCTTGGTGGTTCTTCACACTAACTTCCACCGCCCCGTGAGGGGAGCATTATTCTGTTTTACACTTAGGCTCAATGTCTTTCCAAGGAAGTGACCAACCAAGGGCACAGGCTCAGCTCACAGGATGGGGTGGTCCATGCTGCCTCCCAGTGGTGAGCTCGGGGCAGGCCTGACACCACTTTCACACTCACCCCCTGAGGCCCAGCCAGGGTCCTAGCAGTTGTCTAGTTCCATGGGTGCACTGAGGCTGCCCTGAGCTGCCTCCTCTGACTGTTTGTGCTTTAATCTTCCAGAGCCTGCTGCTCCGCTCTCCCTGGAGGTGGCCAGGTGCCCTGGGAGCCTCTTTGTTTTGTGATCTGGAAGAACTGAAGGAGCCCGAGGCTCAGACTGGAGGGAAGAATC
This Phyllostomus discolor isolate MPI-MPIP mPhyDis1 chromosome 5, mPhyDis1.pri.v3, whole genome shotgun sequence DNA region includes the following protein-coding sequences:
- the PLA2G2E gene encoding group IIE secretory phospholipase A2; this translates as MKPPPLLAVLCLLVALAGGNLVQFGVMIERVTGKSALQYTDYGCYCGIGGSHWPVDETDWCCHAHDCCYGRLEKQGCEPKLERYLFSASRHGIVCAGRTACQRQTCECDKTAALCFRRHLGTYDRKYAHYPNKLCTGPTPPC